A window of Oncorhynchus kisutch isolate 150728-3 linkage group LG10, Okis_V2, whole genome shotgun sequence contains these coding sequences:
- the LOC109898434 gene encoding frizzled-2-like, with the protein MKMDFQTSCVTFFALIMPSMMVSAQGDNGIAFPDHGFCQPISIPLCTDIAYNQTIMPNLVGHYNQEDAGLEVHQFYPLVKVQCSPELKFFLCSMYAPVCTVLEKAIPPCRSICERAKHGCEALMNKFGFQWPERLRCENFPVLGDGHICVGQNESTATAPPVHMPVPGTPGVHVYSTSDRPFRCPSVLKVPTYLNYSFLGELDCGAPCEHSRSSGGYMFFNDKEIYFARIWILIWSSLCCASTLFTVTTYLVDMQRFKYPERPIIFLSGCYTMVSIAYIAGYFLGDKVVCNDSFTPDGYKTIVQGTKKEGCTILFMMLYFFSMASSIWWVILSLTWFLAAGMKWGHEAIEANSQYFHLAAWAVPAVKTISILAMGQIEGDVLSGVCFVGLNSLNPIRGFVLAPLFIYLFIGTSFLLAGFVSLFRIRTIMKHDGTKTEKLERLMVRIGVFSVLYTVPATIVIACFFYEQAFRHHWERSWVSRNCKGLAIPCPMQYTPRMTPDFTVYMIKYLMTLIVGITSGFWIWSGKTLHSWRKFYTRLSNGRHGETTV; encoded by the coding sequence ATGAAAATGGATTTTCAAACGAGTTGTGTGACTTTTTTCGCACTGATCATGCCGTCAATGATGGTATCAGCGCAAGGGGATAATGGCATTGCTTTCCCGGACCACGGATTTTGCCAGCCTATTTCAATCCCACTATGCACGGACATCGCCTACAATCAAACTATCATGCCCAATCTGGTGGGACATTACAATCAAGAGGACGCAGGACTGGAGGTGCACCAGTTTTACCCCTTGGTAAAGGTACAGTGCTCGCCGGAACTTAAATTCTTCCTATGTTCAATGTATGCGCCTGTTTGTACAGTTTTGGAAAAGGCCATTCCACCCTGTCGCTCAATTTGCGAGAGGGCAAAGCACGGCTGCGAGGCGCTAATGAATAAATTCGGGTTCCAGTGGCCAGAACGCCTCCGGTGCGAGAATTTCCCCGTGCTTGGAGACGGGCACATTTGCGTGGGTCAGAATGAATCTACTGCCACTGCCCCGCCCGTACACATGCCAGTCCCTGGAACCCCTGGCGTCCATGTCTACTCCACATCAGACAGGCCTTTCCGCTGTCCATCTGTGCTCAAAGTCCCCACTTATCTGAATTATTCGTTTCTGGGGGAGCTGGATTGTGGAGCACCATGTGAACACTCCAGGAGCAGTGGAGGCTACATGTTTTTCAATGACAAAGAGATTTATTTTGCACGCATATGGATCCTCATCTGGTCGTCTCTGTGCTGTGCCTCCACCCTATTCACCGTCACCACCTACCTAGTGGACATGCAGCGCTTCAAGTACCCGGAGAGGCCCATCATCTTCCTCTCTGGGTGCTACACCATGGTCTCCATAGCCTATATCGCTGGCTACTTCCTGGGGGACAAGGTGGTGTGCAATGACAGCTTCACCCCAGACGGATATAAGACCATAGTCCAGGGGACCAAGAAGGAGGGCTGCACCATCCTCTTCATGATGCTGTATTTCTTCAGCATGGCCAGCTCCATCTGGTGGGTCATCCTCTCCCTCACCTGGTTCCTGGCAGCTGGGATGAAGTGGGGGCACGAGGCTATTGAGGCCAACTCCCAGTACTTCCACCTGGCAGCCTGGGCTGTGCCCGCCGTGAAGACCATTAGCATCCTGGCCATGGGGCAGATCGAGGGGGACGTGCTCAGTGGGGTGTGCTTTGTGGGCCTCAACAGCCTGAACCCCATACGGGGCTTTGTCCTGGCCCCCCTCTTCATCTACCTCTTCATCGGTACCTCCTTCCTCCTGGCCGGCTTCGTGTCCCTGTTCCGCATCCGCACTATCATGAAGCACGACGGCACCAAGACGGAGAAGCTGGAGCGCCTGATGGTGCGCATCGGGGTGTTCAGCGTGCTCTACACCGTCCCCGCCACCATCGTCATCGCCTGCTTCTTCTACGAGCAGGCCTTCCGCCACCACTGGGAGAGAAGCTGGGTCAGCCGTAACTGTAAAGGCTTAGCCATCCCCTGCCCCATGCAGTACACCCCCCGCATGACACCCGACTTCACCGTCTACATGATCAAGTACCTGATGACCCTCATAGTGGGCATCACCTCCGGGTTCTGGATCTGGTCTGGCAAGACACTCCACTCCTGGCGCAAGTTCTATACCAGACTTTCAAATGGTAGGCATGGAGAGACCACTGTCTAG
- the LOC109898435 gene encoding meiosis-specific coiled-coil domain-containing protein MEIOC-like gives MEFNNAVKNRISASSRGVRMAFDRFQSASSGSDSFFSSNKHQTCGIADTERLLHPYIPLPDFSLSEEPPMSYTPWSAQDDPYQLMNCTQNNVKSRNLPDGNDCGSEADLYGLVSNILEEADQMDSYYTEETLSQLKSVWSPKSMSDDCQQYFQSESKVQSNFLPNHVYPESFSKAQGQPMNRGSEEFYQRFNGFDTSDQQWLRSSCNGDMDTRYSLQTQDPPKPPGLPLPNVGNAYRSNTRPSKHEYNTAEKVGGFCGSGNSLSDHMDASAPSFCPQSKINSQCFDHYYGEFPGQISAKPRRTKQYTMQEVNKLASNIQALMVGEQDNACVREPQNRQSVQMQYDNIMAEQRNLSNTRMPGQSTQAMQFKKELGGEYGAMQRETDGGMKSKQPLQRDFDSKDLSGFGPQHVEYFQQPKSFSASFNPTISHQNKMAVQKGSNPLSTGLSLNQYSNHYSQQNKLKQQHQQPRGNCFSSGPSKMLSHSVSEFVPQHSHQMQRGPPPCIQDYSQGDGPNLHSSREGQNQVGMGMGGLRRGASDSDFEMQLDKSRMHMAGLVADGCSTQCLDGKTRPQTSTHMTGDGDKKQGLLQNPYLDLLGNMYGSQRFGGGNSTVNAGKNPTFLPCMYQAVNDPRQNSCHMSLNSASFNSRSSFPYGGSISPMDLCDLLPDREFAAFNPYLNDMMGSSGENPYPGMMGGLRSLRIIRNRGGPMSQLHFHLEECYEQWRVLEKERKKTEDVLTMSYPGKRISVVTSSALPKIPPNPSRVDRLIVDQIREQATVVSLLGKMEHLRSFPFHANICSALDRHLEAIYITQARRNEEFVNTSNHQRQASAHFREDRDILLLATALRDLCLTTRKSRTALWCALQMTLPKSNTDKLDEQSTSEETSPGRTLIQF, from the exons ATGgag TTTAATAATGCAGTGAAGAATAGAATAAGTGCAAGTTCAAGAGGAGTGAGAATGGCGTTTGATCGATTCCAGAGTGCATCATCAGGTTCAGACTCATTCTTTTCCTCAAATAAGCATCAG ACCTGTGGAATTGCGGACACCGAAAGGCTATTGCATCCTTACATCCCATTACCCGATTTCTCACTGTCAGAAGAACCTCCCATGTCCTACACACCCTGGTCGGCACAGGATGATCCATACCAACTCATGAATTGCACCCAGAACAATGTTAAAAGCAG GAATCTCCCAGATGGAAATGACTGTGGAAGTGAAGCTGATCTCTATGGGCTGGTGTCAAATATCTTGGAGGAGGCTGATCAAATGGACAGTTACTATACTGAAGA GACATTATCCCAACTGAAATCTGTCTGGTCTCCCAAGTCAATGAGCGACGATTGCCAGCAGTACTTCCAGTCTGAGTCCAAAGTGCAGTCCAACTTTCTGCCGAACCATGTTTACCCTGAGTCTTTCAGTAAAGCACAAGGGCAGCCAATGAACAGAGGTTCCGAAGAGTTCTACCAGCGTTTCAACGGCTTTGATACCAGTGACCAGCAGTGGCTTCGCTCTTCCTGCAATGGAGATATGGACACTAGATACTCTCTACAGACCCAAGACCCGCCGAAGCCGCCGGGGCTACCACTGCCCAACGTGGGGAACGCCTACCGTTCAAACACGAGGCCGAGTAAACACGAGTACAACACAGCTGAGAAGGTTGGAGGGTTCTGTGGGTCTGGGAACTCTCTTTCTGACCACATGGATGCCTCTGCACCCTCCTTCTGCCCCCAGAGCAAGATAAACAGCCAGTGCTTTGACCACTACTATGGAGAGTTCCCAGGCCAGATCAGCGCCAAGCCCAGAAGGACCAAGCAGTACACCATGCAAGAGGTCAACAAGCTGGCCAGCAACATCCAGGCCCTGATGGTGGGTGAGCAGGACAACGCATGTGTTAGGGAGCCCCAGAACCGGCAGAGTGTGCAGATGCAGTATGATAACATCATGGCCGAACAGAGGAACCTCTCCAACACCAGGATGCCTGGGCAAAGCACTCAAGCCATGCAGTTTAAGAAGGAACTAGGAGGGGAGTATGGAGCCATGCAGAGGGAGACTGATGGAGGAATGAAGAGCAAACAGCCACTACAGAGAGACTTTGATTCCAAAGACTTATCTGGATTTGGTCCACAACACGTTGAGTATTTCCAACAACCAAAATCATTCTCAGCGTCTTTTAATCCTACAATTTCTCACCAAAACAAGATGGCTGTCCAGAAAGGAAGCAACCCCCTCTCTACGGGCCTGAGTCTGAACCAGTACTCTAACCATTATAGCCAGCAGAACAAACTCAAGCAGCAGCATCAGCAGCCAAGGGGAAACTGTTTTTCCTCTGGGCCGTCCAAGATGCTGTCCCACTCTGTGTCTGAGTTTGTACCTCAGCACTCCCACCAGATGCAGAGGGGACCACCACCGTGCATCCAGGACTACAGTCAGGGGGACGGGCCCAACCTCCACAGCAGCAGGGAAGGCCAGAACCAGGTCGGGATGGGCATGGGCGGACTGAGGAGGGGAGCCAGCGACAGTGACTTTGAGATGCAGCTGGACAAAAGCAGGATGCACATGGCTGGACTGGTGGCTGATGGCTGTTCCACTCAGTGCTTGGATGGGAAGACAAGGCCCCAGACCAGCACTCACATGACAGGAGACGGGGACAAAAAGCAGGGGCTCCTGCAGAACCCTTACCTCGACCTACTCGGCAACATGTATGGCTCTCAGAGATTCGGCGGAGGAAACAGCACAGTCAACGCAGGGAAGAACCCAACCTTTCTGCCTTGCATGTATCAGGCTGTGAATGACCCCAGACAGAACTCCTGCCACATGTCTCTGAACTCTGCCAGCTTCAACTCCAGATCCTCCTTCCCCTACGGCGGTTCCATCTCCCCCATGGACctgtgtgacctgctgccagaCAGGGAGTTTGCAGCTTTCAACCCTTACCTCAATGACATGATGGGCTCCAGCGGAGAGAACCCCTACCCAGGGATGATGGGAGGCCTCCGCTCCCTGAGGATAATAAGGAACCGGGGAGGACCCATGAGCCAGCTCCACTTCCACCTGGAGGAGTGCTATGAGCAGTGGAGAGtcctggagaaggagaggaagaag ACAGAGGACGTCCTTACCATGAGTTATCCTGGAAAGCGGATTTCTGTGGTGACCAGCAGTGCCCTCCCCAAAATCCCACCTAACCCTTCCAGAGTGGACCGTCTCATCGTGGACCAGATCCGAGAACAAGCCACG GTGGtgagccttctgggtaaaatGGAGCATCTGCGTAGCTTCCCCTTCCATGCCAATATTTGTTCAGCGCTGGACAGACAcctcgaggctatatacattaccCAGGCCAGACGCAATGAGGAATTTGTCAACACTTCAAACCATCAGAGACAGGCCAGCGCACAtttcagagaggacagag ATATCCTGCTGCTTGCTACAGCACTGAGGGATCTGTGTTTGACCACAAGGAAGTCCCGCACTGCCCTGTGGTGTGCCCTACAGATGACCCTACCCAAGTCCAACACGGACAAGCTGGATGAGCAGAGCACCTCTGAGGAGACCAGCCCAGGGAGAACACTTATCCAGTTCTGA
- the LOC109898436 gene encoding coiled-coil domain-containing protein 43 gives MAASMADAGEFEKWLDDRLDSLEVDQEVYGAYILGILQEEESDEEKEDALLGILSAFLEDEKLEDVCKEIISQWAESCARSATKNKEDAEVLAIANLIEKQAQIVVKQKEVSQESRKRKEAKEAVLAQYANITDDEDEAEEEEQAFPPSGDKSLFKNTNVEEVLSRKKQQRDQAKEDSHKKKETDKMQREKDKLARQDRKDKEKKRTQKGERKR, from the exons ATGGCGGCGTCCATGGCAGATGCCGGGGAGTTTGAGAAGTGGCTGGATGATCGACTAGACTCCTTAGAAGTGGACCAGGAGGTGTATGGAGCTTATATTTTAGGAATACTTCAAGAGGAGGAGAGTGACGAAGAGAAGGAGGACGCACTGCTAGGAATTCTATCTGCGTTTTTG GAGGATGAGAAACTTGAAGATGTCTGCAAAGAGATCATTAGTCAGTGGGCTGAGAGCTGTGCCCGGTCGGCAACCAAAAACAAGGAGGATG ctGAGGTACTGGCCATTGCCAATCTGATAGAGAAGCAGGCACAGATTGTGGTGAAACAGAAGGAAGTATCTCAGGAGTCCAGGAAGAGGAAAGAAGCTAAAGAAGCAGTCCTGGCTCAATATGCCAATATCACCGATGATGAGGA TGAAGCTGAAGAGGAGGAGCAGGCTTTCCCCCCGAGTGGTGATAAAT CCCTGTTTAAGAACACCAACGTGGAGGAGGTTCTAAGCAGGAAGAAGCAGCAGAGGGACCAGGCTAAGGAAGATTCCCATAAGAAGAAAGAGACGGACAAGATGCAGCGCGAGAAGGATAAACTAGCGAGGCAAGACAGGAAGGACAAGGAGAAGAAACGCACACAGAAAGGGGAACGCAAAAGATGA